Genomic window (Gemmatimonadaceae bacterium):
GACAACAGGGCGCAGATAGCGGCCAACAGAGCGGTTACCCGGCGCGCCTCGGCGATTCAAACCGAGTCGCGTGGATGGTGGAACGGCAAGGCGCACTCGATTCAGGGCGCCATGATTGCAATCGACCCGCGCACCGGTGACATACGGGCCATGGTCGGCGGCCGTCGCTATGAGCGCGGCAATTACAACCGCGCGCTGCAGGCGAAGCGCCAGCCGGGGTCGGCATTCAAGCCTTTCGTTTACGCCGCGGCGCTCTCGGCCGGCTACACGCCCGCGTCCGACGTGCGGGATGAGCCAGTGGAAGTGGTGCAGGGACGAAAAGTATGGGCTCCCTCGAATTTCAACGATGAATATCTGGGACTCATCACGTTTCGCAGGGCCCTCATGCGTTCATCGAACGCCGCAGCGGTGCGGGTGAGCCAGCAGGTCGGCTTGCAGCGTATCATCGACGGTGCCCACCGCATGGGGATCCAGAGCAATATCCCGTCGGTGCCGGCTATTGCACTGGGCGCTCTCGATGTTACACCCATCGAACTCGTCCGTGCGTATGCACCATTTGCCAACGGCGGTTACAAGGTTACCCCGCGGCTCATCAAGCGCATCGAGACTCGTGACGGAACCGTGTTATGGAGCAATGAGACCGTTGAACCCCAGCGGGTCATGGATCCCGAGGACGCATACCAGCTCACGTCGATGCTGCGCGCCGTTGTCGACAACGGCACCGGTCGTCCGGTTCGCGACAAAGGCGCAAAGGGGATGATTGCCGGGAAAACCGGCACCACCAACAATGGCACCGACGTCTGGTTCGTTGGTTACACCCCCAACCTCGTCGCCGCGTTCTGGTTCGGGTATGACGATCCGCATTCGATCAGCCGGGATGCATCCGGTGGACGGTTGGCGTCTCCGGCGTGGGCAGAGTTCTACGTGCAGGGATGGAAAGAGCCCGTTGCTTCGGGCTCGTGGTCGCCGCCCTCCGGATTGAGTGAGGCCATCACGATCGATCCGACGACCGGCTGGGTCGCGAATGAGTTCTGCCCGGCCCGGAAGGTGGAGTACTTCAAGCGCGGCACTGGTCCCCGCACGGAATGCATGGAGCATGGTTCCCCGGAACCATCCTATGAGCCGGGCTGGGAGGATTCCACTTCCTGGCCGGGCCGGAGAGACAAGGAATTCGAGAAGGAAGCGGAGGATCTCGGGAAAAAGCTCGGGAAAGTGTTCGGTAAGATCTTCAAATTCTAGGATTAGCCCCGCCCAGCAGGGCCTCGGAGAATTTTCGGACATTTTCGAGTCCCTTTCCATAGTCGATGACCGTGAGCGACCGGACTGGCCGCGTCGCGACACGCACAGAAGATCGCCTGTCATCAATGCGTGCGACGATGATCTCGATTCTCTCACCAAAAGACTTCCACGTCATTCGCGTTGATGCTGCAATTCGGATCTGCTCGGTGCCGGCAATCACGATAGATCGCGCCTGCAACACACTCAACGCTCTCACGGCGGCATCGCGCGCCGACGAGACATCTCCTTCGTAGGTGATTTCCGCCGATTGCCGGGGTGCCGGTATTTTCCTGAATCCTGCCGCGCGTGCCCACACGTAGAGAGCGCCGCCCAGTGCCACGGCCATCGTCACGCCAGAGCTCAGACCCGCTGTGATTGCGGTGAGCCAGACGGAGCCGTCGATCCCCGAGGCCAATGCGCCCGACACCAGCCCCGAAACAAGGCCACTAATAAGAAAGATTCCGATTACAAACTGCCAGATCGGTCGTTCATGCACTTAGCACCTCGTTGGTCTGCGGTAAATACGGTCTGTTGCCAGCGCGATGGCCTCGGCCGCACTCGCCAGCCGTTCGCCTCGGATCCCGGATACGCACGCCACCCGGGCGCCCATTTCTTCCAGCCGATCGACGAAGCGTCGCTGAACCAGGGCGCGCGCCGCAGGCTGATCGCGAATTCCGTCCGCCTCCCAGGGGAGATCGACGTCCGCGAGGAGGTATAAATCTCCCATGCGCTCGCGCGCCGCGACCATTATCCACCGCGGACAGGCGCCATAGTAATGCTCCGCGTACACAGTGGTGCTCACCAGATCGGTATCGAGCACCAGTACGCCATGGGCCTGTTGTTCAGCGGCATCTTCGGCCATGATCTGCCCGCGTGCAATTGTCTCGATTGTCGCGACGCTCAACAGGTTACCGCTCGTCTCGGCATAGATGCGCGAGTATTCGGGAACCCACACTGTCCTCAACAGGCTGGCAATTTCTCCGGCGAGCGTCGTTTTGCCGGTGCTCTCGGATCCAGTTACGACTATGCGGGGAACGCGCCCGGTCTTTATCACGCCGCCGGGACGACTTCCCGGTCACTCACTCGCGTAAGCAGAGTGGATTTCCACCGCCGGTATCCCGTGATGGCAAGCACGAAGAAGACAGCATAAAGCCCCGCGGTGAGATAAAGCTCCTTGTAGATGAACATGCCGACGTAAACGACATCCACTGCCGCCCATATCGCCCAGTTCTCGAGAATCTTGCGCGTCATCATGAATTGTGCGACGAGACTCGTTGCCGTCGTGGCGGAGTCTAGCCAGGGAAGCGCGGCGTCTGTAAAGCGGGAGAGAATTATCCCGAGGACGACGGCGAACACGACCGCGGCGAGGGCAGCCAGAGCCAGAAACTTCGCCGGGGCGCGGCTCACATGGAGCTCAGTCCGGTTCTTTCCTCCGTGTTTCCACTCATACCATCCGTACAAGGAAAGCACGAGATACACGCCCTGAAGTCCCATGTCTGCATAAAGCTTCGCCCCGTAAAACACGAGCGAGTAAAGCGTGACGTTCACGATTGCCGTCGGCCAGCTCCAGATGTTCTCGCGGGTACTGAGGTATACTGAGATTATCCCGAAAAAGACGGCGGAGACTTCGAGCAGATCAGCCTCCGGCTCGCCGCAAAATCGCGAGCCGCTCCCGCACCTTCGCGACTTTTGGCTGGAGCTCCGGATCAGCGTTTTTCCAGAGATCAGCGAATGCCGAGTAGTAGAGTGTTGCCCTGCTCGCGTCGCCTTTGGCATCGTACAGCTCGCCCAGGCGCCGATAGACGTGAGCAATGGAAAACTCGTCCTGAAAGGAGAACGGACTCGGCGAAGCAAGGTAGCCCTCGTAATAGGCGATGGCGGAATCGGGCATGCCCGCCGCATCGAACGCCCGGGCAAACGCCTCGCGGGAGCAGCCAACACAGGCGTCACGCGGACCGTCAGGTCGGCGGTCTCCGATCCGGAATTCTGTGATCGCATCCCTGGGCCGCCCCTCTGCAAGCGCGATCTCAGCGAGAGCGGCGTGATGCATCGGCTCGTTCCTCCTGCGATAGGCGGTATCGGTAGCCGGCGAATTGAACTCAGCCAGAACGGCCCGGGCACGATCGGGACGACGCGCCATCGCGTAGACCGTCGCGAAATCGAGATAGCGACGATCCCTGAGCGGGACAGACCGGAAGCTGGTTCTTGCGAGGGCCGCATCCAGCATCTGCGCCGCATGGGCATGGCGGTCGCGGTGACGAACGGCTACCGACGCGCTGTCGAGCGGCCAGGTGAAAGGCTTCCGCGGATCGCCACGAGCTTCGTCCATCATCAACCCCTCCTCGTTGAAGCGGAAACCGTCGCTCACGCGGCCGCGAATGTAGGCGATGTCGCGCAGGATGTAGATGGCGATGGCACGATTCCCGGCATCGGAATCGTTGGTCCTGAGCCATTGCGCGCGGCGTTCCAGCGAATCGAACTGGCGGCGCGCGACCAGCCCCATGATTTCCAGCCCGCGAATGCCCGCATTTTCCGGAAAGTGACGTCTGGCCATCGCGGCCGTTGAATCCGCGGCGGCAAATTTCCGCTGTCTTACCTGGGCGTCGAACATGTTGACGAACAAGCTCGCTCGGGCGGTTCCGCTCGTCAGCGGCCTCCGGAGCAGCGCTTCGGCCCGGGCGAATTCGCGCCGCTCGATAAGGTGAATCGCGAGGTTGTTGGTCGCGGCAACGTTCATCGAGTCGATCTCGAGCAGTGCTTCGTATGCCTCGACGCTCCGCTTCCGGTCAGCACCTGGGCCGGAGAAAAAATAGCTGCCAGTAGTCAGGTATCTCTCGACATCGGTCATCCGGGACCGGTGCCTGTAAGCAGCCTCGAGGGCCGACTCACGGCTCGCTGGCGATATGCCGGAGTTTCCGAGAGCGACGCCGAGTTTCCGGTACGCCATTCCGAATGCGGTGTCGATGGCGACGGCCTCGCGGAATGCCGCGATGGCCTTCGGCATGTCGCCCTCGATGTCGAAGGCGCGCATCCCCTCGGCGTACTTGCGCAGCGCTTCGAGGGATGGCGTCGTCACCTGCTCGAGCGGAGGATTGGCCCGGACTTTCTTGAGAGATTCACCGATCTTCCCGCGCAGGTCACCTGACAGCTTGTCGAGAGTTGGGAGCAGCTCGCTTGGGCCGTCGATGGTCTCGCGGAATGACGCCAGGGCGTCGCCGGTTCTGGCATCAACCAGCCTCACCGCCACGACGTATCCTCCGGCGAGCGGTGTCACGCTTCCATCCACGATACCCTTGATGCCTTCACGCTCCGCGATCTCACGTGCGACTGCGAGATCGACGAGCGAGTTCCGGTTGCGCTGCATTCGCGTGAGCGCGTCGGCAACGGCGCTGGGAGGTACGACGGTAACGACCGAAGATTGCCCGAGATCGGCACGAATGGCTTCGGTGACGACCGCGCTTAGCGATGAATCCGCGCCGGCTGCGCGGAAATCGGTGACGAGAAGCCGATCGCGTTCCGCGAGCCTGCCCGATGCGAGGAGCGAACCAACCGGCCCGATGCCCATCGCGCGCATCGTCATGAACACTGTGACGAGGACGGCGAACGCGGCGAGGGCAAACGCGCCGCCGGTGAAGGTGCGGCGCCAGCTGACCCAGGGGCTCGCCTTGACGGCGATGCGTGTCATCGTCGACTGCCGCGTGGGTGAGCCGCGTGGTGTGACCGTTGCCTCGGTGAGCGCGCGATGGGTGCCGCGATGCACGAACGCGGTGAACAATATTACCGGCAGGCCCAGCGCCATCACGACAAGGGCTCCGGGGAATACCCAGTCGGGTAGCCCGAGCGAGATGATTGCTGCGCGCGTGACGATAGCAACTCCGATGACCGCTGCCGCATAAGTCGCGAGAACAGTCGCGATCCGGCGCTGGCCGCCGATGAGAATCGCCGGCATTGCGGGATGCCCGCCGCCGCTGGTAACGGTCTCAAGCACCCTCACGAGCTCGATGGCCGTCTGAGGCCGTAGCTCCGGATCTTTCTCGAGGCTGCGCATCACCAGATCCGCCAGCAGCGGAGGCACGTCGGCTCGAATCGACTCGATGGGCTCGGGGCGCTCACCCATGTGCGCGGCGAGGAGCTTCTGCGGAGTGCGCCCGTGAAATGGCGCACGTCCCGTGAGCATTTCGTATGACATCACCCCGAACGCGTAGATGTCTGCGCGATGATCCGTGTCCGGATCGGCTGCGGCCTGCTCGGGCGCCATGTACGCAGGTGTGCCGAGTGATGTGCCGACCTGGGTCAGGGTACCGCCGGGGCCTTGAATCTTGGAAGCGGACAATGCCTTGGCGACACCAAAGTCAGTGACGACCGCAGACCCGCCGCTGAGGAGGACGTTGTCGGGCTTGATGTCGCGGTGAACTACTCCCTTGTCGTGCGCGTAGGCGAGCGCCTTCGCGACGTCGCGCATGATTCCGATCGTGTCCGTAATTGGGAGCGGCCTGCCCTTGATGAGGCGCTCGCGCAGGGAGTGACCGTCCACGAACGGCATCGTGAAGTATGGGATCCCATTGATCTCGCCGGCCGCATGCACGGGAACGATATGCGGGTGCTGCAGTCGCGCAGCGAGGCCGATCTCACGCTTGAAGCGCTCAACGCTCAGCCCTTCCGTCATCTCGGGCGGGAGGACCTTGATGACCACCTTCCGGCCGAACGCCGATTCGGTGGCAGCGAAAACTCGAGACATTCCGCCCCCACCGAGCTCGCGCTCGATTTCATAGGTTGTTGCGAGGGCGGCCTGGAGCTGGTCCCGGAGGGGGTTCGTCACGGTTCCAAGTTAGGACTGAATCAGCCTTTGGGTAATTGCCTGAACCCCATAGCCACTGCATGAGCACGTGCAGGCTCTGATTCTTCCGATACGCGCTACATTAGAGTCGGATTTCCATCAAACGTGAACACACCCGACTTCCGCGACCGCCTCCAGGCCACACTCGGTTCCGCATATACGCTCGCGCGCAGAAGCTCCAGTTGATCGGCAAGCAATCGCTTTGTCTCGAATTCATCCAGGGCCTTCTCGTAATGAATTCCAGTCCATCGAGCGCACCGGCTGTAATCGACAGGCTAAAGCAGCTTTCGCTGGCGGGGCCCAATGATTTCTTCTGGGATCCTCTGCACCTCGAGCTTGCGCGCCTGTACGAGCAGCGAGGCGATGCCGCAAAAGCTCTAGATGTTCTCCGGCGCCGCAGGTACAGCTGGTCCGATGCCGACCCATTGTTGACGACTTACCTGCGCGAAGAGGGCAGGCTCGCTGCCAAACTGGGCGATCGCGGAGGAGCAACGCGTGCGCTTCGTCATTTTCTGGTTCTGCGGGAGGGCGCTGATGAAGCATTGCGGCCTCAATCAGACAGCGCGCGTGCGTGGCTTGCGTCGGTGGAGAGTCGGAGCTCCCGTCATTCTCATCCTCGGGGAATGACAGCCACTGCGTTTTAAGACCAAATTATATCACCGCTAATAACCACTTTTTGCCGCCCGTATCATGATGAGAGCCTCAACGGCGCGCTCCATACTCGACGCCATCGGCAACACTCCGATTGTGGAGCTGTCACGTGTGGTTCCTCCGGGGTCTGCGAGAATTCTTGCGAAGATCGAATGGTTGAATCCCACCGGCAGCATGAAAGACCGGATGGCACTTTCGATAATCGAAGCCGCCGCTGCCGGCGGACGACTGGCTCCGGATGGAACCGTGGTCGAATACACTGCCGGTACGACGGGCATCTCGCTGGCGCTCGTATGCGCCGCGCTCCGCTACAGGCTGGAGATAGTGACATCCGACGCCTTCAGCGAGGAAAAGCGAAGAATGATGCGCGCCCTGGGCGCAACCGTAACTGAAGTTCAGAGCGATAACCTTCGTATCACCGAGAGCCTGATCAAGGAAATGATCGAGACATCACGCGTGATCAGCGAGCGGCCGGGTCACTGGTGGTCGGACCAGCTCAACAATCATGATGCGTTGGCTGCATATCACTCCCTTGGTGAAGAGATATGGACGCAGACTGACGGACGGGTGGACGCATTCGTCCAGGCGGTGAGCACGGCGCACTCCATCCATGGTACCGCGGAAGCATTGCGGCAACATAGGTCAGATCTGCATGTGACGGCGGTCGAGCCCGCGGAATCGGCGGTGCTGTCGGGCGGCCCCAGCGGCGCGCACAAGATAGAGGGAATCGGCATCGGTTTCATTCCCCCGCTATGGAAACCCGATGAAGTCGACGAGATCATTCCCGTCACGACGAGCGACGCGAAGGAAATGACGCGGCGACTGGCTCGGGAGGAGGGACTGTTTGCCGGAACGTCGTCTGGCGCAAACGTTGTTGCGGCGCTTCAGGTTGCGAAGCGGCTCGGTCCGGATGCGACGGTGGTCACGGTCATGATCGATTCAGGACTCCGATACATGAGCACCGATCTCTATGCGGCGCCGGCGTAGCTGTTCGATCAGGGATGTTCGTAGAATCCGGTCACCTCACTCCTGATGGGATCGAAACGAACGGACGCATGTTCGGCCGCACCCTCGCAACAGCTTTTTCTATAGCAGCGCTCGGCGCGTCGACGCGTTGCATCATTGTCGCGGCTGATGGTCTCATTGCACGCCTCGGTCGTAGGAGCATCGATCGTCAGACACTGTGGCCCTCAACGCCGGTAGACGTCACGCCGATCTCCTATTCGAATAACTGTGACTACCAGATCGCGGTCAAGAATTTCGTAAAGGATCCGAAAGTGTCCTTGCCGAATGCGATACTTGTCGTCGCCGCTCAGCTTCTCGACTCCGAATGGGCGCGGCTCACCGGAGAGTCCGCGGATGCGCTCGATGATGCGACGACGATCTTTTTCGGGAATCGCCGCGAGCTCTTTCGCTGCGCTCTTTGTGATGAGGACGTTATAGAGTGCCACGCCGCTTCATGTCGCGGACCAGGTCCTCGAACGACATTCGTGGCTCTTTGGCACGGTCGCGAAAGCTCTTCAGGTCTTCTGCGTCTTCAGCTAATGAATGGCGTACCGCAGTGTTGACCAGATCAGATATGCTCGTGTCGGTTTCCGCAGCTTTCACCCGAAGGGCCTTGTGAAGCGGTTCCTCCAGATAGATCGTCGACCGTTTTGTTAGGGGCATGCTTAGAAATTTAACGTTATGACGTTATAGCGTGTACGGTCTACGCAATACATGTAAGCAATCCAGCAGCAACCAAGAGCCTGTAAAAGGATTCGAATTCCCCGATGCCGCTGACAGCGCTTGACCTTTCAAGCACCAAACATCCATATTGCATCCATTACGCATCCACTGGAGAACAGTCATGGCAACGCTGACCATCAAGAATCTTCCGGCTCCGCTCTACGAGCGGCTGAAGGCTCGCGCTGCTGAGAATCGGCGGAGCATTAACAGCGAAGCGATCCTGGCGGTAGAGCGGGCGGTGGCCGGCTTCGGCGCGCCGGAGCCGGAAGAGGTTGTGGCCGCCTTGCGGCGCGCGCGCCTGCGTCTCGATCGAGTCTTTCTGAGGGATGAGGCTCTGACAGCAGGACGGAATTCCGGACGCGCGTGATCGTCGCCGATGCAAATCTCATTGCCTACCTGATTCTTCCGGGCGAACGGACTGAACAGGCGGAAGCGATTCTGCTCGAGGATGCGGTTTGGGTGGTTCCGTTGCTGTGTGTGAGCGAGCTCCGGAGCGTGCTGAACCGGTACATTCGGAGTGGAGATCTGACGCTGAAGCAGGCGGCTGCGGCGATGGAGCGGGCGGCCGGGCTCATCGGCGGACGGGAAGCGCCGGTGGATTCGCGCGAGGTTCTCGAGCTTGCCCAGCGGTCGGGGTGTTCAACCTATGACTGCGAGTATGTGGCGCTCGCCAATGCTTTGGGTGTGAGGCTGGTGACTTCTGACAAAGCGGTGCTGAAAGCATTCGCGAGTGTCGCAGTGTCTCCGGAAGCTTTCGCGAACTAAATCTCTTGCAAAAGGCCAGGCGGATCAGCCATCAGGTTGACGCGGCCGCCCCTGCTTTGTCAGATGCAATCAAGCGGCACGTGGTCAGGTCTCGCCGGTTTTACATCGAAAGAGCCCAATCGCAGCCTCAGGAGTTCTGCGTAGTCTTTCGGTGCGAGCGAAGTACCTCCGTTCCGCCGGTTCGAACCTGCGTTCCATCTTCCGCCGAAGGCCGAATCAAACTTTCGAATGTCGAGATCGTGCAGGCTCGATCCTTCGGGTGCCGCCAGACCCAGCCAGATTTTGGAATCCCATATCGAGAGACCGTCGCGCCTGGTATTCATCAGAATGACCTGAGCATCCGGGAGAAGCGCGGGGAAGAGCTCACCGTCGAGCTTCTCCGTGAGGGTCGCGAATGCGATACCACTCAACATGGTGAAGTCGCCGCGTGCAACTGCTTCCTGCGCAGCACTCCGCTTCCGTTGTCGCTGTGCGATTGCATTCTGTGCCCTTTCGTCGAGGGCATCTTCGCCGCGTTCGAGGTATCGCCGCACGAGATCATGAGAGTAGCGGAGATAGCTGGAGCCCCTTTCTTCAAGCGCGAACTGCGGATCAACTCGCAGGTTTTCGCTTCGTATATTGTCGAGCTCCTGAAGCATATCGGC
Coding sequences:
- a CDS encoding serine/threonine-protein kinase, with the protein product MTNPLRDQLQAALATTYEIERELGGGGMSRVFAATESAFGRKVVIKVLPPEMTEGLSVERFKREIGLAARLQHPHIVPVHAAGEINGIPYFTMPFVDGHSLRERLIKGRPLPITDTIGIMRDVAKALAYAHDKGVVHRDIKPDNVLLSGGSAVVTDFGVAKALSASKIQGPGGTLTQVGTSLGTPAYMAPEQAAADPDTDHRADIYAFGVMSYEMLTGRAPFHGRTPQKLLAAHMGERPEPIESIRADVPPLLADLVMRSLEKDPELRPQTAIELVRVLETVTSGGGHPAMPAILIGGQRRIATVLATYAAAVIGVAIVTRAAIISLGLPDWVFPGALVVMALGLPVILFTAFVHRGTHRALTEATVTPRGSPTRQSTMTRIAVKASPWVSWRRTFTGGAFALAAFAVLVTVFMTMRAMGIGPVGSLLASGRLAERDRLLVTDFRAAGADSSLSAVVTEAIRADLGQSSVVTVVPPSAVADALTRMQRNRNSLVDLAVAREIAEREGIKGIVDGSVTPLAGGYVVAVRLVDARTGDALASFRETIDGPSELLPTLDKLSGDLRGKIGESLKKVRANPPLEQVTTPSLEALRKYAEGMRAFDIEGDMPKAIAAFREAVAIDTAFGMAYRKLGVALGNSGISPASRESALEAAYRHRSRMTDVERYLTTGSYFFSGPGADRKRSVEAYEALLEIDSMNVAATNNLAIHLIERREFARAEALLRRPLTSGTARASLFVNMFDAQVRQRKFAAADSTAAMARRHFPENAGIRGLEIMGLVARRQFDSLERRAQWLRTNDSDAGNRAIAIYILRDIAYIRGRVSDGFRFNEEGLMMDEARGDPRKPFTWPLDSASVAVRHRDRHAHAAQMLDAALARTSFRSVPLRDRRYLDFATVYAMARRPDRARAVLAEFNSPATDTAYRRRNEPMHHAALAEIALAEGRPRDAITEFRIGDRRPDGPRDACVGCSREAFARAFDAAGMPDSAIAYYEGYLASPSPFSFQDEFSIAHVYRRLGELYDAKGDASRATLYYSAFADLWKNADPELQPKVAKVRERLAILRRAGG
- a CDS encoding PBP1A family penicillin-binding protein → MQWKINSRRDGIIKAALAISILGVIVGDAWLATCGFDRCPSPREIQRYRPDEGGRIFDRNNRLMGRLAIVRRVNVPISQVPAHVRQAFIATEDRRFYKHGGLDWKGVVRATGRNIRAMGVREGFSTITMQAARNSFVVRRYKNRSMAQKLIEMRVAKLMEKSLEKSEILELYLNAIYMGNGVYGIEAASRDLFGKSVTRVTLAEGAMLAALPKGPSTYTPRRNPRKALARRNLVLSLMVQEGYVSRSRFKGLAATRLRIAKNEWRPDTRSDSYALDAVRAITDSMLERGEEDVADVTVYTTLDNRAQIAANRAVTRRASAIQTESRGWWNGKAHSIQGAMIAIDPRTGDIRAMVGGRRYERGNYNRALQAKRQPGSAFKPFVYAAALSAGYTPASDVRDEPVEVVQGRKVWAPSNFNDEYLGLITFRRALMRSSNAAAVRVSQQVGLQRIIDGAHRMGIQSNIPSVPAIALGALDVTPIELVRAYAPFANGGYKVTPRLIKRIETRDGTVLWSNETVEPQRVMDPEDAYQLTSMLRAVVDNGTGRPVRDKGAKGMIAGKTGTTNNGTDVWFVGYTPNLVAAFWFGYDDPHSISRDASGGRLASPAWAEFYVQGWKEPVASGSWSPPSGLSEAITIDPTTGWVANEFCPARKVEYFKRGTGPRTECMEHGSPEPSYEPGWEDSTSWPGRRDKEFEKEAEDLGKKLGKVFGKIFKF
- a CDS encoding type II toxin-antitoxin system VapC family toxin, producing MIVADANLIAYLILPGERTEQAEAILLEDAVWVVPLLCVSELRSVLNRYIRSGDLTLKQAAAAMERAAGLIGGREAPVDSREVLELAQRSGCSTYDCEYVALANALGVRLVTSDKAVLKAFASVAVSPEAFAN
- the pnuC gene encoding nicotinamide riboside transporter PnuC, giving the protein MISGKTLIRSSSQKSRRCGSGSRFCGEPEADLLEVSAVFFGIISVYLSTRENIWSWPTAIVNVTLYSLVFYGAKLYADMGLQGVYLVLSLYGWYEWKHGGKNRTELHVSRAPAKFLALAALAAVVFAVVLGIILSRFTDAALPWLDSATTATSLVAQFMMTRKILENWAIWAAVDVVYVGMFIYKELYLTAGLYAVFFVLAITGYRRWKSTLLTRVSDREVVPAA
- a CDS encoding type II toxin-antitoxin system RelE/ParE family toxin; protein product: MALYNVLITKSAAKELAAIPEKDRRRIIERIRGLSGEPRPFGVEKLSGDDKYRIRQGHFRILYEILDRDLVVTVIRIGDRRDVYRR
- a CDS encoding Arc family DNA-binding protein, coding for MATLTIKNLPAPLYERLKARAAENRRSINSEAILAVERAVAGFGAPEPEEVVAALRRARLRLDRVFLRDEALTAGRNSGRA
- a CDS encoding cysteine synthase family protein, encoding MMRASTARSILDAIGNTPIVELSRVVPPGSARILAKIEWLNPTGSMKDRMALSIIEAAAAGGRLAPDGTVVEYTAGTTGISLALVCAALRYRLEIVTSDAFSEEKRRMMRALGATVTEVQSDNLRITESLIKEMIETSRVISERPGHWWSDQLNNHDALAAYHSLGEEIWTQTDGRVDAFVQAVSTAHSIHGTAEALRQHRSDLHVTAVEPAESAVLSGGPSGAHKIEGIGIGFIPPLWKPDEVDEIIPVTTSDAKEMTRRLAREEGLFAGTSSGANVVAALQVAKRLGPDATVVTVMIDSGLRYMSTDLYAAPA
- a CDS encoding ATP-binding protein translates to MIKTGRVPRIVVTGSESTGKTTLAGEIASLLRTVWVPEYSRIYAETSGNLLSVATIETIARGQIMAEDAAEQQAHGVLVLDTDLVSTTVYAEHYYGACPRWIMVAARERMGDLYLLADVDLPWEADGIRDQPAARALVQRRFVDRLEEMGARVACVSGIRGERLASAAEAIALATDRIYRRPTRC